From a region of the Tiliqua scincoides isolate rTilSci1 chromosome 4, rTilSci1.hap2, whole genome shotgun sequence genome:
- the MED10 gene encoding mediator of RNA polymerase II transcription subunit 10: protein MAEKFDSLEEHLEKFVENIRQLGIIVSDFQPSSQAGLNQKLNFMVTGLQDIDKCRQQLHDISVPLEVFEYIDQGRNPQLYTKECLERALAKNEQVKGKIDTMKKFKSLLIQELTKVFPEDMAKYKAIRGDDPSP from the exons ATGGCGGAGAAGTTCGACTCCCTGGAGGAGCACCTGGAGAAGTTCGTGGAGAACATCCGGCAGCTGGGCATCATCGTCAGCGACTTCCAGCCCAGCAGCCAGGCGGGCCTCAACCAGAAGCT GAATTTTATGGTTACAGGCTTGCAAGATATTGACAAGTGCCGACAACAACTTCATGATATCAGTGTGCCTTTGGAAGTCTTTGA GTACATAGATCAAGGCCGCAACCCCCAACTGTATACTAAAGAGTGTTTGGAAAGGGCTCTAGCTAAAAATGAGCAGGTAAAAGGCAAAATTGACACAATGAAG aaATTTAAAAGCCTGTTGATTCAAGAGCTGACTAAAGTGTTCCCAGAGGATATGGCCAAGTATAAAGCTATTCGGGGTGATGATCCTTCTCCTTAA